The proteins below are encoded in one region of Limnochorda pilosa:
- a CDS encoding F0F1 ATP synthase subunit epsilon: protein MDRLLRVEVVTAERRVLQERAESVILPAANGYLGVLPGHAPLIAGLSVGVLQFGGYHAEKRRVAVSGGFAEVADDRVTVLADTAELAEEIDVERARRAAERAERRLRERQAHVDHHRAEMALRRAINRIKAAGGRM from the coding sequence ATGGACCGGCTGCTTCGCGTCGAGGTGGTCACCGCCGAACGCCGGGTGCTCCAGGAGCGCGCCGAGTCGGTGATCCTGCCGGCGGCCAACGGCTACCTGGGCGTCCTGCCGGGCCACGCCCCGCTCATCGCCGGGCTCTCGGTGGGCGTCCTCCAGTTCGGCGGCTACCACGCCGAGAAGCGCCGCGTCGCGGTCAGCGGCGGCTTCGCCGAGGTGGCCGACGACCGGGTGACCGTTCTCGCCGACACCGCCGAGCTCGCGGAAGAGATCGACGTGGAGCGGGCCCGACGGGCCGCGGAGCGAGCCGAGCGCCGCCTGCGGGAGCGTCAGGCCCACGTCGACCATCACCGGGCCGAGATGGCCCTCCGCCGGGCGATCAACCGGATCAAGGCCGCGGGAGGCCGCATGTGA
- the atpG gene encoding ATP synthase F1 subunit gamma, protein MARGAREIRRRIASVRSTQQITKAMEMVAAARLRRSQGAALSARPFSDKLHQVLARAVAAVTRGEGRSAYHHPLVAEAVREGPALYVAVTSDRGLAGPYNANVIRRMLSLRREQPEMGVVAVGRKGRDAFRRQGWSLEGEFVYLGDEVQFTTARELARTVTQAFTDGRFASVHLVYNLFVSTVSHRTVDVTLLPIEPPGSSPGEGSEGAEAGPGGARDEAGGADEVREYLYEPSPHAVLDILLPRYVDVVIYEALLEAKASEFASRMTAMHSASENAQEMIRALTLSLNRARQAGITTEITEIVGGANALATGQ, encoded by the coding sequence ATGGCACGGGGAGCACGAGAGATCCGGCGGCGCATCGCGAGCGTCCGCAGCACCCAGCAGATCACCAAGGCCATGGAGATGGTGGCGGCCGCCCGGCTCCGCCGGAGCCAGGGCGCAGCCCTTTCGGCCCGCCCGTTCTCGGACAAGCTGCACCAGGTTCTGGCCCGGGCCGTGGCCGCCGTGACCCGCGGCGAGGGTCGAAGCGCGTACCACCACCCCCTGGTGGCCGAGGCCGTCCGGGAGGGGCCCGCCCTCTACGTGGCGGTCACCTCCGACCGGGGCCTGGCGGGTCCGTACAATGCCAACGTCATCCGCCGGATGCTGAGCCTGCGCCGGGAACAGCCCGAGATGGGCGTGGTGGCCGTGGGCCGCAAGGGCCGGGACGCCTTCCGGCGCCAGGGGTGGTCCCTGGAGGGTGAGTTCGTCTACCTGGGTGACGAGGTCCAGTTCACCACGGCCCGGGAGCTGGCGCGGACCGTCACCCAGGCGTTCACCGACGGCCGGTTCGCCTCGGTCCACCTGGTCTACAACCTGTTCGTGAGCACCGTCTCCCACCGCACGGTAGACGTGACGCTGCTGCCCATCGAACCCCCAGGATCGTCGCCGGGGGAAGGTTCGGAAGGGGCCGAAGCCGGGCCAGGGGGCGCGCGGGACGAGGCGGGCGGTGCGGACGAGGTGCGGGAGTACCTGTACGAACCCTCGCCCCACGCGGTGCTGGACATCCTGCTGCCGCGGTACGTGGACGTGGTCATCTACGAGGCGCTGCTGGAGGCCAAGGCCAGCGAGTTCGCCAGCCGCATGACGGCCATGCACAGCGCCTCCGAGAACGCCCAGGAGATGATCCGCGCCCTCACCCTCTCCCTCAACCGGGCCAGGCAGGCGGGGATCACCACCGAGATCACCGAGATCGTGGGCGGCGCGAACGCTCTGGCCACGGGCCAGTAA
- the mreB gene encoding rod shape-determining protein: MALFSRGIGIDLGTANIVVFVEGKGIVLQEPSVIAVEGEERSLVAVGEEAYRMVGRTPGRYQTVHPLREGVIADFGLTQRLLAHTLQRVCGRHPLVRPDVVVCVPAGVTSVERRAVLDAVLRAGARSCELISEPMAAALGAGLEVSEPRGRMVVDIGGGTTDVAVISMGGEVASASIRVGGNTFDAAVARHVDRTHNLTIGPRTAELLKIKVGAARAGAESRELEVTGAHRPSGLPKSAHVTSEALFPALDEPIQAILAGIRSVLERTPAEMAADIYEDGILLTGGGSLLRDFPQRVSESLEVPTRLADDPLTCVARGTGHVLESLARRGRAGAAVATRG, translated from the coding sequence ATGGCGCTCTTCAGCCGCGGCATTGGCATCGACCTCGGCACCGCGAACATCGTCGTCTTCGTGGAAGGCAAGGGTATCGTCCTGCAGGAACCGTCGGTGATCGCCGTGGAGGGGGAGGAGCGCAGCCTGGTGGCGGTGGGCGAAGAGGCCTACCGCATGGTGGGCCGCACTCCGGGGCGGTATCAGACGGTCCACCCGCTGCGCGAGGGCGTCATCGCCGATTTCGGCCTGACTCAAAGGCTGCTGGCCCATACCCTCCAACGGGTGTGCGGGCGCCACCCCCTGGTCCGGCCCGACGTGGTCGTCTGCGTTCCCGCCGGGGTGACGAGCGTGGAACGCCGAGCCGTCCTCGATGCCGTCCTGCGGGCCGGCGCCCGGAGCTGCGAGCTGATCTCCGAGCCCATGGCGGCTGCGCTGGGGGCGGGGCTGGAGGTCTCCGAGCCCCGGGGGCGCATGGTGGTCGACATCGGGGGCGGCACCACCGACGTCGCCGTCATCTCCATGGGCGGCGAGGTTGCCTCCGCCTCCATCCGCGTGGGGGGGAACACCTTCGACGCCGCCGTCGCCCGCCACGTGGATCGCACCCACAATCTCACCATAGGGCCCCGCACCGCCGAGCTCCTGAAGATCAAGGTGGGCGCGGCCCGCGCCGGCGCCGAGTCCCGGGAGCTGGAGGTCACCGGCGCCCACCGCCCCTCCGGCTTGCCCAAGAGTGCCCACGTCACCAGCGAGGCGCTCTTCCCCGCGCTGGACGAGCCCATCCAGGCCATCCTGGCGGGGATCCGGTCGGTCCTGGAGCGGACACCCGCGGAAATGGCCGCCGACATCTACGAGGATGGGATCCTCCTCACGGGCGGCGGTTCGCTCCTGCGCGACTTCCCCCAGCGGGTGTCCGAGAGCCTGGAGGTCCCGACCCGGCTTGCAGACGATCCCCTGACGTGCGTGGCCAGGGGCACCGGGCACGTGCTCGAAAGCCTCGCCAGACGGGGTCGGGCGGGGGCCGCGGTGGCGACGCGGGGCTGA
- the atpD gene encoding F0F1 ATP synthase subunit beta, producing MNLQTEHVGRVTQILGAVVDVEFDPGRLPELYHALHVLPEAEPGNGAPARPELVLEAQQHLGNNTVRCVAMASTDGLKRGQPVLDTGAPITVPVGREVLGRLFNVLGENIDGKEPVQTQERYPIHRRPPAVDEVTPANEILETGIKVIDLLAPYPRGGKVGLFGGAGVGKTVLIQELIRNIAYEHGGYSVFAGVGERTREGTQLYQEMIESGVIDKTAMVYGQMNEPPGARLRVGLTGLTLAEYFRDVEGQDVLLFIDNIFRFVQAGSEVSALLGRMPSAVGYQPTLATEMGQLQERIATTKRGSITSIQAVYVPADDYTDPAPATTFAHLDATTNLERSISERGIYPAVDPLASTSRLLAPELVGEEHYRVARGVQQILQRYKELQDIIAILGMDELSDEDKLVVSRARKIERFLSQPMFVAEQFTGTSGVYVPVQEAVRGFREILDGKHDDLPEVAFYMVGTIDDAVAKAKELENA from the coding sequence ATGAACCTGCAGACAGAGCACGTCGGCCGGGTCACCCAGATCCTCGGGGCCGTGGTCGACGTGGAGTTCGATCCGGGGCGCTTGCCCGAGCTCTACCACGCCCTGCACGTGCTGCCCGAGGCCGAGCCCGGCAACGGCGCGCCCGCGCGACCCGAGCTGGTGCTGGAGGCGCAGCAGCACCTGGGGAACAACACGGTGCGCTGCGTGGCCATGGCCTCCACCGACGGCCTCAAGCGCGGCCAGCCGGTGCTGGACACGGGCGCGCCCATCACGGTCCCCGTGGGGCGCGAGGTGCTCGGGCGGCTCTTCAACGTGCTGGGCGAGAACATCGACGGCAAGGAGCCGGTGCAGACCCAGGAGCGCTACCCCATCCACCGGCGCCCCCCGGCGGTCGACGAGGTGACCCCGGCCAACGAGATCCTGGAGACGGGGATCAAGGTCATCGACCTCCTGGCCCCCTACCCCCGGGGCGGCAAGGTGGGTCTCTTCGGCGGCGCCGGGGTGGGGAAGACGGTGCTCATCCAGGAGCTGATCCGCAACATCGCCTACGAGCACGGCGGCTACTCGGTCTTCGCGGGCGTGGGCGAGCGCACCCGGGAGGGCACCCAGCTCTACCAGGAGATGATCGAGTCCGGCGTCATCGACAAGACGGCCATGGTCTACGGCCAGATGAACGAGCCCCCGGGCGCCCGGCTGCGCGTGGGCCTCACGGGCCTCACCCTCGCCGAGTACTTCCGGGACGTGGAAGGCCAGGACGTGCTCCTCTTCATCGACAACATCTTCCGGTTCGTGCAGGCCGGCTCCGAGGTCTCGGCCCTGCTGGGGCGGATGCCCTCGGCCGTGGGCTACCAGCCCACCCTGGCCACCGAGATGGGCCAGCTCCAGGAGCGGATCGCCACCACCAAGCGGGGATCGATCACCTCCATCCAGGCGGTCTACGTTCCCGCCGACGACTACACCGACCCGGCGCCGGCCACCACCTTCGCCCACCTGGACGCCACCACCAACCTGGAGCGGAGCATCTCCGAGCGGGGCATCTACCCGGCGGTGGACCCCCTGGCCTCCACCTCGCGGCTCCTGGCGCCTGAGCTCGTCGGCGAGGAACACTACCGGGTGGCCCGGGGCGTGCAGCAGATCCTGCAGCGCTACAAGGAGCTGCAGGACATCATCGCGATCCTGGGCATGGACGAGCTCTCCGACGAGGACAAGCTGGTGGTCAGCCGGGCCCGCAAGATCGAGCGCTTCCTCTCGCAGCCCATGTTCGTCGCCGAGCAGTTCACGGGCACGTCCGGCGTCTACGTACCGGTGCAGGAGGCGGTGCGGGGCTTCAGGGAGATCCTCGACGGCAAGCACGACGACCTGCCCGAGGTCGCCTTCTACATGGTGGGCACCATCGACGACGCGGTCGCCAAGGCGAAGGAGCTGGAGAACGCCTGA
- the flgG gene encoding flagellar basal-body rod protein FlgG, with protein MLRSLWTAASGMSGQQFNIDTISNNLANVNTSGYKKNRVDFEDLLYQTVRFAGTPVTAGAQIPVGIEVGHGVRPVATQKIFTPGSFKQTDNPLDLAIEGDGFFQILLPDGTIAYTRDGAFKRDGQGRVVTSDGFALEPEIIIPEDAVEVTVGSDGTVSVLLPGDNATQAVGQIDLVRFVNPAGLSSMGRNLFQETQASGFPMVGTPGLDGFGGLAQGWLEMSNVQVVEEMVNLIIAQRAYETNSRAIQASDEMLQTANNLRR; from the coding sequence ATGCTTCGCTCGCTCTGGACGGCTGCCTCGGGCATGTCCGGCCAGCAGTTCAACATCGACACCATCTCCAACAACCTGGCCAACGTGAACACCTCGGGCTACAAGAAGAACCGGGTGGACTTCGAGGACCTGCTCTACCAGACGGTCCGTTTCGCGGGCACGCCCGTCACCGCGGGCGCCCAGATCCCGGTGGGCATCGAGGTCGGGCACGGGGTGCGCCCCGTGGCCACCCAGAAGATCTTCACTCCCGGATCCTTCAAGCAGACCGACAACCCCCTGGACCTGGCCATCGAGGGCGACGGCTTCTTCCAGATCCTGCTGCCCGACGGCACCATCGCGTACACCCGGGACGGCGCCTTCAAGCGCGACGGCCAGGGGCGGGTGGTGACCTCCGACGGCTTCGCACTCGAGCCCGAGATCATCATCCCCGAAGATGCGGTGGAGGTGACCGTGGGCTCGGACGGGACCGTCTCGGTCCTGCTCCCGGGCGACAACGCGACCCAGGCCGTGGGCCAGATCGACCTGGTGCGCTTCGTCAACCCCGCGGGCCTGAGCAGCATGGGGCGGAACCTCTTCCAAGAGACCCAGGCCTCCGGCTTCCCCATGGTGGGCACGCCCGGGCTGGACGGCTTCGGCGGCCTCGCCCAGGGCTGGCTGGAGATGTCCAACGTCCAGGTCGTCGAGGAGATGGTCAACCTCATCATCGCCCAGCGGGCGTACGAGACCAACTCCCGGGCGATCCAGGCCTCCGACGAGATGCTGCAGACCGCCAACAACCTGAGGCGGTAA
- the atpH gene encoding ATP synthase F1 subunit delta — protein MRAGKLARRYAQALAELAAERGLLDPVQEQAQLLAGVLDEEPTLLMELDDDRIPREERLGRLRELFGERFSPLFYHFLRLVLEKGRATLLPEICAEVPRAIDRLKGVVEADVVTAAPLAEEQREAVRTRLEAITGRAVRLAVREDPGLLGGVVVRLGDLVMDGSVATRLKRLEDRLKLGRSGTGEMG, from the coding sequence ATGAGGGCCGGGAAGCTCGCGCGCCGGTACGCACAGGCGCTCGCGGAGCTGGCCGCCGAGCGGGGGCTGCTGGACCCGGTGCAGGAGCAGGCGCAGCTCCTGGCCGGCGTCCTGGACGAGGAGCCCACGCTCCTGATGGAGCTGGACGACGACCGCATCCCGCGGGAGGAGCGGCTCGGCCGGTTGCGGGAGTTGTTCGGCGAGAGGTTCTCCCCGCTTTTCTACCATTTCCTGCGCCTGGTGCTGGAGAAGGGGCGGGCGACCCTCCTTCCCGAGATCTGCGCCGAGGTGCCCCGGGCGATCGACCGCCTCAAGGGCGTGGTGGAGGCGGACGTGGTCACCGCGGCTCCCCTGGCGGAGGAGCAGCGGGAGGCGGTCCGCACCCGGCTGGAGGCGATCACGGGCCGCGCGGTGCGCCTGGCGGTCCGCGAGGACCCTGGCCTGCTGGGCGGCGTGGTCGTCCGCCTGGGCGACCTGGTCATGGACGGGAGCGTCGCCACCCGCCTGAAGCGGCTGGAGGACCGACTGAAGCTGGGCCGCAGCGGCACCGGCGAGATGGGGTGA
- the flgF gene encoding flagellar basal-body rod protein FlgF, with translation MLRGLYTAASGMLAQAARLDLEANNLANAGTSGYKADQAELLSFPSILLHRVGGVQGDPVPAAPGGAPIRTRPEGMDRLPFRQAPVVGPLGTGVYVEGVHTSFRQGPLHATGNPLDLALEGPGFFAVETPAGVRYTRAGGFRLDAEGYLADPAGNRVLGVDGPVAVGRGGAVTVTDEGTVFVDGQPAGQLVLVDFADPNAELRKQGANLYGPRPGAVPQPAPGARVAQGMLEGSAVNVVEGMVRLIELQRAYDASQRVVRSYDETLGQAVNELARI, from the coding sequence GTGCTGCGCGGGCTGTACACGGCCGCCTCCGGCATGCTGGCCCAGGCCGCCCGCCTCGACCTGGAGGCGAACAACCTGGCCAACGCCGGAACGTCGGGATACAAGGCGGACCAGGCGGAGCTCCTGAGCTTTCCCAGCATCCTCCTCCACCGGGTGGGCGGGGTGCAGGGCGATCCTGTCCCTGCCGCCCCTGGGGGGGCACCGATCCGGACCCGTCCTGAGGGGATGGACCGGCTGCCCTTCCGGCAGGCGCCCGTGGTAGGGCCGCTGGGCACCGGTGTCTACGTGGAAGGGGTCCATACCTCCTTCCGGCAGGGGCCCCTGCACGCGACGGGCAACCCCCTGGACCTGGCCCTGGAAGGCCCGGGCTTCTTCGCGGTGGAGACCCCGGCCGGGGTGCGCTACACCCGGGCGGGAGGCTTCCGGCTGGACGCCGAGGGCTACCTGGCCGATCCGGCGGGCAACCGGGTGCTGGGAGTGGACGGGCCCGTGGCCGTGGGCCGGGGCGGAGCGGTGACCGTCACCGACGAGGGAACCGTCTTCGTGGACGGCCAGCCGGCGGGCCAGCTCGTGCTGGTGGACTTCGCCGACCCCAACGCCGAGCTGCGCAAGCAGGGTGCGAACCTGTACGGCCCCCGGCCGGGCGCGGTTCCCCAGCCGGCACCGGGCGCACGGGTGGCCCAGGGCATGCTGGAGGGCTCCGCGGTCAACGTGGTGGAGGGAATGGTGCGGCTCATCGAGCTCCAGCGGGCGTACGACGCCAGCCAGCGGGTGGTGCGCTCCTACGACGAGACGCTGGGACAGGCGGTGAACGAGCTGGCGAGGATCTGA
- the atpA gene encoding F0F1 ATP synthase subunit alpha, with the protein MAIRPDEITSILKQQIERFEREVDVQNVGTVISVGDGVARIWGLDDAVASELLEFPGGVFGMALNLEEDNIGVVLLGPYAQIREGDTVRRTGRVVEVPVGEALLGRVVNPLGQPLDGKGEVRTDRLRPIESRAPGVVERQNVKQPLQTGLKAIDSMIPIGRGQRELIIGDRQTGKTALAVDTIINQKGQDVICIYVAIGQKASTVAGVVQALEKRGAMEYTIVVSATASEPSPLLYIAPYAGCAMGEAFMDEGKDVLVVYDDLSKHAAAYRELSLVLRRPPGREAFPGDVFYLHSRLLERAAKLSDERGAGSLTALPIVETQANDISAYIPTNVISITDGQIYLESDLFYAGIRPAINVGRSVSRVGGDAQVKAMRQVAGRLRLDLSQYRELAAFAQFGSDLDRATQARLARGERMTEILKQGQYEPMPVEEQVAIIFVGVNGLVDDLEVARVRAFERAFLEHLRAERPEILERIRTEKQLSDELQEQMRDAVLQFKERFRSQG; encoded by the coding sequence ATGGCCATTCGACCGGATGAGATCACGTCAATCCTGAAGCAGCAGATCGAGCGGTTCGAACGGGAAGTCGACGTTCAGAACGTCGGCACCGTCATCAGCGTGGGCGACGGCGTGGCCCGCATCTGGGGGCTCGACGACGCGGTCGCGAGCGAGCTGTTGGAGTTCCCGGGCGGGGTCTTCGGCATGGCGCTCAACCTGGAAGAGGACAACATCGGCGTCGTCCTGCTGGGGCCCTACGCCCAGATCCGCGAGGGGGACACGGTCCGCCGTACGGGCCGGGTGGTGGAGGTTCCCGTGGGTGAGGCGCTCCTGGGGCGGGTCGTCAACCCCCTGGGCCAACCGCTGGACGGCAAGGGCGAGGTTCGCACCGACCGGCTCCGTCCCATCGAGAGCCGGGCCCCGGGGGTGGTGGAGCGCCAGAACGTGAAGCAGCCGCTCCAGACGGGCCTCAAGGCCATCGACTCCATGATCCCCATCGGCCGGGGGCAGCGGGAGCTTATCATCGGCGACCGGCAGACGGGGAAGACCGCCCTGGCCGTGGACACCATCATCAACCAGAAGGGCCAGGACGTCATCTGCATCTACGTGGCCATCGGCCAGAAGGCGTCGACCGTGGCGGGGGTGGTCCAGGCCCTGGAGAAGCGCGGGGCCATGGAGTACACCATCGTGGTCTCGGCCACCGCGAGCGAGCCTTCGCCCCTTCTCTACATCGCCCCCTACGCCGGGTGCGCCATGGGCGAGGCGTTCATGGACGAGGGGAAGGACGTGCTGGTGGTCTACGACGACCTCTCCAAGCATGCGGCCGCCTACCGCGAGCTCTCCCTGGTGCTCCGGCGGCCGCCGGGCCGGGAGGCCTTTCCCGGTGACGTCTTCTACCTGCACTCCCGCCTCCTGGAGCGGGCGGCCAAGCTGAGCGACGAGAGGGGCGCGGGCTCCCTCACGGCTTTGCCCATCGTGGAGACGCAGGCCAACGACATCTCGGCCTACATCCCCACCAACGTCATCTCCATCACCGACGGGCAGATCTACCTGGAGAGCGACCTCTTCTACGCTGGGATCCGCCCGGCCATCAACGTGGGTCGCTCGGTGAGCCGGGTGGGCGGTGACGCCCAGGTGAAGGCGATGCGGCAGGTGGCCGGGCGCCTCCGCCTCGACCTCTCCCAGTACCGCGAGCTGGCGGCCTTCGCCCAGTTCGGGTCGGACCTGGACCGGGCCACCCAGGCCCGGCTGGCCCGGGGCGAGCGGATGACCGAGATCCTCAAGCAGGGCCAGTACGAGCCCATGCCGGTGGAAGAGCAGGTGGCGATCATCTTCGTCGGGGTCAACGGCCTGGTGGACGACCTGGAGGTCGCCCGGGTGCGCGCCTTCGAGCGGGCGTTCCTGGAGCACCTGCGGGCCGAGCGGCCCGAGATCCTGGAGCGGATCCGCACCGAGAAGCAGCTGAGCGACGAGCTGCAGGAGCAGATGAGGGACGCGGTGCTCCAGTTCAAGGAGCGCTTCCGGAGCCAGGGGTAA
- a CDS encoding M23 family metallopeptidase, with product MRERLKDLWQHARVPAASGVTRVGSLARRFGRWVAREAVAAGRSVRRGLAGAFSWHGGLLALRWTLLLAIVAGMGFLLGRARPDVLPAMPWEVDRTGRVAQGLMPVPSSPPEPSSQRMEPSVTGLPAGGAPAPAGQPVAGSATGSQGASRAESGTTSQPETAAPRPPSPAPRVDLSELAVPVQGELGRGFTWWREASTRAWRLHDGVDLVTSPRQPVTAALSGRVARVFRSGSGGVAVWLDHGDGWSTRYGSLSESFVVEGQQVAQGQAVGRVGRLEDGDQVGVHLAVYHDGRPEDPLRFLPALTP from the coding sequence ATGCGCGAGCGGCTGAAGGATCTGTGGCAGCACGCTCGGGTTCCGGCCGCGTCCGGGGTCACCCGGGTTGGATCCCTGGCACGCCGCTTCGGGCGATGGGTGGCCCGGGAGGCGGTGGCCGCCGGGCGATCGGTGCGCCGGGGCCTGGCCGGGGCGTTCAGCTGGCACGGGGGGCTCCTGGCCCTGCGCTGGACCCTCCTGCTGGCGATCGTGGCGGGGATGGGCTTCCTTCTGGGAAGGGCCCGCCCCGACGTCCTCCCAGCCATGCCCTGGGAGGTCGACCGAACGGGAAGGGTGGCTCAGGGTCTCATGCCGGTTCCATCGTCGCCGCCGGAGCCCTCCTCTCAGAGGATGGAACCTTCGGTGACCGGCCTGCCGGCGGGCGGGGCGCCGGCCCCCGCGGGGCAGCCCGTGGCGGGGAGCGCGACCGGGTCGCAAGGAGCGAGCCGGGCGGAGTCGGGAACGACGTCACAGCCCGAGACGGCGGCGCCCCGACCGCCGTCCCCGGCCCCGCGGGTCGACCTGTCGGAGTTGGCGGTCCCCGTCCAGGGAGAGCTGGGGCGCGGCTTCACGTGGTGGCGGGAGGCCTCGACGCGGGCGTGGCGTCTCCACGACGGCGTCGACCTGGTGACCTCGCCCCGCCAGCCGGTCACGGCAGCCCTCTCGGGTCGCGTGGCCCGGGTCTTCCGGTCCGGGTCGGGCGGGGTGGCAGTCTGGCTGGATCATGGCGACGGCTGGAGCACCCGGTATGGGTCCCTGAGCGAGAGCTTCGTGGTGGAGGGGCAGCAGGTCGCCCAGGGACAGGCCGTGGGCCGGGTGGGCCGCCTGGAGGATGGCGACCAGGTGGGCGTGCACCTGGCGGTCTACCACGACGGTCGCCCCGAGGATCCGCTGCGTTTCCTTCCTGCCCTCACCCCGTGA
- the spoIIID gene encoding sporulation transcriptional regulator SpoIIID: MREYIRKRVMEISTYIVDTNSTVRQAATVFGVSKSTVHKDVTERLPRVNADLAYQVKGVLDRNKAERHIRGGEATRQKYRGERKVS, encoded by the coding sequence ATGCGGGAGTACATCAGGAAGCGGGTCATGGAGATCAGCACGTACATCGTCGACACCAACTCGACGGTGCGGCAGGCGGCCACGGTCTTTGGGGTCAGCAAGTCGACTGTGCATAAAGATGTAACCGAGCGTCTCCCACGGGTCAACGCCGACCTGGCCTACCAGGTAAAGGGCGTGCTCGACCGGAACAAGGCCGAGCGCCACATCCGGGGCGGTGAGGCGACCCGCCAGAAGTACCGGGGCGAGCGGAAGGTCTCCTAG